ACCGGGGGGCTGATCCGTCCATCATCCCCCGCCCGGCTGTTGCCCGGCCCTGTTGACGCAGCGCCCATGCAGACCCGGGCCCCCGACCCGAACGGGAGTACCTCCATGGACTCTGGAAACACGGCCTGGCTGCTGGCCAGTTCGGCACTGGTCTGCCTGATGATCCCCGGGATCGCCTTTTTCTACGGCGGCATGGTGGGTTCACGGCGGATCCTGAACATGATGATGATGTGCTTCGGCGGAGCCAGCCTGGTGGCCGTCCTATGGGTGCTGTACGGGTATTCCGCAGCGTTTGGCGATTCGCTCGGGGGCCTGGGCCTGCTGGGTAACCCGGCAGAGTTCTTCGGCCTTTCCGCGCTGCTCACCGAGGACCCGGCAGCGTCCATTCCCCTGGCGCTGTTTGCCGCCTTCCAGCTGATGTTCGCCTGCGTCACCACCGCCCTGGTGGCCGGTTCCGCCGCCGGCCGGATGAAGTTCGGTGCGTGGATGGTCTTTGCCGGACTATGGGCCACATTGGTTTACTTCCCCCTCGCGCACTGGGTCTTCGCCTTCGACAACGAGGACGGCACCGTGGTGGGCGGCTGGATCGCCAACCAGCTGGGCGCCATCGACTTTGCCGGCGGCACCGCCGTGCACCTGAACGCCGGGGTGGCCGCCCTGGCCCTGGCCCTGGTCCTGGGCCGCAGCAAGGGCTGGCCGCACAGCCATGGCCAGCCGCACAGCCGCCCGCTGATCCTGTTGGGGGCCAGCCTGCTGTGGATCGGCTGGTACGGCTTCAACGCCGGATCCGCCCTAAGCGCCGGACATTCCGCCGCGGTTGTATTCCTTAATACTGCCGTCGCGGCTGCCGCGGGACTGCTCGGCTGGGCCCTGATGGAACGCATGCGGCTGGGCCGGTCCTCCAGCCTGGGCGCGGCGTCGGGCCTGATCTCAGCACTGGTGGCCATCACCCCGGCCTGCGGCGCGGTCAGCCCGCTGGGCGCCGTGGCCATCGGCGCTATTGCGGGACTGGTCTGCTCGCTGGCCATCGAGCTGAAGTTCCGGCTCGGCTTTGACGACTCCCTGGACGTGGTGGGTGTCCACGCTGTCGGCGGCCTGCTCGGCACCCTGCTGATCGGCCTGTTCGCCACGGACGCCGCCCCCAACGGGGTCAGCGGCCTATTCTACGGCGGCGGTTTCTCGCTCCTGGGCATCCAGGCCGTGGCCTGCCTCGCGGTGCTGGCCTATTCGTTCGCGGTCACGTGGCTTATTGCCAAGGTGCTGCAGCTGACCATAGGCCTGCGCATCCCGGAGGAGAGCGAGCTCAAGGGCATTGACCTGATTGCCCACTCCGAATCCGCCTACCTCAATGACGAAGAACCCGTGGAACTCGGCGCGCCGACCCGCTCCTAGCCCCCTCGA
This Arthrobacter sp. zg-Y20 DNA region includes the following protein-coding sequences:
- a CDS encoding ammonium transporter codes for the protein MDSGNTAWLLASSALVCLMIPGIAFFYGGMVGSRRILNMMMMCFGGASLVAVLWVLYGYSAAFGDSLGGLGLLGNPAEFFGLSALLTEDPAASIPLALFAAFQLMFACVTTALVAGSAAGRMKFGAWMVFAGLWATLVYFPLAHWVFAFDNEDGTVVGGWIANQLGAIDFAGGTAVHLNAGVAALALALVLGRSKGWPHSHGQPHSRPLILLGASLLWIGWYGFNAGSALSAGHSAAVVFLNTAVAAAAGLLGWALMERMRLGRSSSLGAASGLISALVAITPACGAVSPLGAVAIGAIAGLVCSLAIELKFRLGFDDSLDVVGVHAVGGLLGTLLIGLFATDAAPNGVSGLFYGGGFSLLGIQAVACLAVLAYSFAVTWLIAKVLQLTIGLRIPEESELKGIDLIAHSESAYLNDEEPVELGAPTRS